Proteins from one Malaya genurostris strain Urasoe2022 chromosome 2, Malgen_1.1, whole genome shotgun sequence genomic window:
- the LOC131432457 gene encoding sugar transporter SWEET1-like: MESVARGLLPFRDVIGNVAGLLTVAQFLSGCFICNQIRLKGSSEGFSPLQFVLGGALTALQLKYSVLLGLKAMILTSGYSLAICLVYTGWYFLYIPSGKAAGFWKLVTQTVAAVSAILLYARLEDPTDVGDRFGFIVTVLTLGYIGLPLIKLGDVIKRKSSEGLPLPAILASTGASILWLLYGIILNNYFIIIQKIIALGLCTVQLSLFVIYPATSRTIKTKTK, encoded by the exons ATGGAATCGGTGGCGCGTGGATTGCTACCTTTCCGGGATGTAATCGGCAATGTGGCGGGCTTACTGACGGTAGCGCAGTTCCTGAGCGGATGTTTCATTTGTAATCAGATCCGTTTGAAGGGAAGTTCCGAGGGATTTTCACCGCTGCAGTTCGTGTTGGGTGGTGCCCT GACAGCACTGCAACTGAAATACTCGGTATTACTTGGGCTCAAAGCCATGATACTCACGAGTGGTTATTCGTTAGCCATTTGTCTGGTTTACACTGGGTGGTATTTCCTGTATATTCCAAGCGGAAAGGCAGCTGGTTTTTGGAAACTCGTCACACAGACCGTAGCTGCCGTAAGTGCCATTCTTCTCTACGCCAGGCTTGAGGATCCGACGGATGTTGGGGATCGATTCGGGTTTATTGTGACTGTGTTAACTCTTGGATACATTGGACTGCCATTGATAAAACTG GGAGACGTAATCAAACGCAAGAGCAGTGAAGGGTTGCCTCTACCAGCGATCCTTGCCAGTACGGGAGCATCCATCCTATGGCTATTGTACGGAATCATTCTGaataattatttcatcatt ATTCAAAAAATCATCGCCCTTGGCCTGTGCACGGTACAGCTGTCGCTGTTTGTCATTTACCCGGCAACGTCCAGGACCATCAAAACGAAGACCAAGTAA